The following coding sequences lie in one Miscanthus floridulus cultivar M001 chromosome 9, ASM1932011v1, whole genome shotgun sequence genomic window:
- the LOC136479067 gene encoding uncharacterized protein, translating to MTQEIYRVEREGVDQEKGKKKKSVAFKAGTSSKSKGKSKKQVSSDDEETSDIDDEFLALFVRKFGKFMKKGYGARKRRDQTKSKDYVRRCYKCKSKDHIVVDCPYNSDDNEEEKKKGKKEKKEKKLSFTKKKGGSYVVTWDSDASLDDDDSSDDEKKTSKKKVQCNESDSSDSESDDEEHSKEDLMYMLEQAHTCFEMKRKECKELHKKLKALEQSFDELNATHEGLMEVHEKLSKANKKLEKAHSSLLEQNKDKIVHLHFYFTY from the exons atgacacaagagatataccgtgtggaaagggagggggttgaccaagagaagggcaagaagaagaagagtgtggcttTCAAGGCCGGTACCTCATCCAAGAGCAAGGGCAAATCAAAGAAACAAgtgtcaagtgatgatgaggaaacaagtgacattgatgatgagttcttagctctctttgtgcgcaagtttggcaaattcatgaagaagggatatggtgcaagaaagagaagagatcaaaCCAAGAGCAAGgattatgtgagaagatgctacaaatgcaagagcaaggatcATATTGTtgtggattgtccctacaatagtgatgataatgaggaagagaagaagaaaggaaagaaggagaagaaagagaagaagttgTCCTTCACAAAGAAGAAGGGTGGCTCTTATGTTgtgacatgggatagtgatgcttctttggatgatgatgattctagtgatgatgagaagaagacatccaagaagaag gtacaatgtaatgagagtgatagTAGTGatagtgagagtgatgatgaggagCACTCAAAGGAGGACCTCATGTACATGTTAGAACAAGCTCATACTtgttttgagatgaagagaaaggagtgcaaagaattgcacaagaaGCTTAaagctcttgagcaatcctttgatgagctcaatgctactcatgagggACTAATGGAAGTtcatgagaagcttagcaaagctaacaagaagcttgaaaaggctcactcctctcttctTGAACAAAACAAGGATAAgattgtt CAcctccacttctacttcacctactag